A genome region from Ignavibacteriota bacterium includes the following:
- the secE gene encoding preprotein translocase subunit SecE, which produces MKDKIIGFFTDVVKEMKKVTWPKKDDLRDSTVIVLVVCLIIAGFVYAVDAGVTLILQQIL; this is translated from the coding sequence ATGAAAGATAAGATCATTGGATTCTTCACCGACGTGGTGAAGGAGATGAAGAAGGTCACCTGGCCGAAGAAAGATGATCTGCGCGATTCGACGGTCATCGTTCTGGTGGTCTGCCTCATCATCGCCGGCTTCGTCTACGCGGTCGACGCGGGGGTCACCCTGATTCTCCAGCAGATCCTGTAA